The following proteins are co-located in the Candidatus Omnitrophota bacterium genome:
- the dnaG gene encoding DNA primase, translating into MAIPDTLIDQIQEKTDIVEVISRYLPLKKFGRNYKAPCPFHNEKTPSFIVSPDKQIYHCFGCGAGGNVFSFLMKHESLQFPEVIEMLAKDCGVVLPKSSFARGADSVLADKLYNINELACRFFQAGLGGNKTAGDYIRSRGVSFEALKKFKIGFAPDSWDALITFFKKNSIEPALLEKAGLVVANDKGGHYDRFRNRLIFPIIDLKGRVVGFGARVLDSSLPKYLNSPETPIYSKGRNLYGLNFSKDDIKKSGHFLVVEGYLDFIVPYQAGITNIIATLGTALTADQIKLLKRFAGTAVMVYDPDEAGEAASLRNLDLFISEDVSVYIAELPAGFDPDSYIRKFGVDEFLKLKKSSKNLFDYKLSKLSNRYNINTPHGKMGIAAEMLPTIARINNAVLKATLIKKLADCLAVDEESIKTELKKVKGDYSERRHVAALPEARQKAPAQSAEITILAMLMEGGSFIEKIKQALSPDEFRNSSIRDIVSAAFKFNEENKEVTPSRLINHFSLSPDAATLITEAVSVSETIGDKDRALVDCIAKMKSDSVKERKAMIQDAIRIAHSQKDDNKVKELVAEYNELVKAKKA; encoded by the coding sequence ATGGCAATACCGGATACGCTGATAGACCAGATACAGGAAAAGACCGATATAGTGGAAGTGATTTCACGCTATCTTCCGCTTAAAAAATTCGGCCGAAATTATAAGGCGCCATGCCCATTCCATAACGAGAAGACGCCGTCGTTCATTGTAAGCCCGGATAAGCAGATATATCATTGTTTCGGATGCGGCGCGGGCGGGAACGTATTCTCGTTCCTGATGAAGCACGAAAGCTTGCAGTTTCCCGAAGTTATAGAGATGCTTGCGAAGGATTGCGGTGTCGTACTTCCAAAAAGCTCATTCGCACGCGGCGCCGATAGCGTTCTGGCCGACAAGCTCTATAATATAAATGAACTTGCCTGCCGGTTTTTTCAGGCAGGGCTTGGCGGAAATAAAACCGCGGGTGACTACATAAGATCGCGCGGTGTCAGTTTTGAAGCGCTGAAGAAATTTAAGATCGGCTTCGCTCCGGATTCATGGGATGCGCTTATCACATTTTTTAAAAAGAATTCGATCGAACCGGCCCTGCTGGAAAAGGCCGGTCTTGTGGTTGCCAACGACAAAGGGGGCCACTACGACAGGTTCAGGAACAGGCTGATATTTCCTATAATCGACCTTAAAGGAAGGGTCGTAGGTTTCGGAGCGAGAGTGCTCGATTCCAGCCTGCCGAAATATTTAAACTCCCCAGAGACGCCGATATATTCGAAGGGGCGTAACCTGTACGGGCTTAATTTTTCGAAGGACGATATAAAAAAGAGCGGTCATTTTCTCGTTGTGGAAGGATATCTCGATTTCATCGTTCCGTATCAGGCGGGTATTACCAATATCATAGCGACGCTGGGTACGGCGTTAACGGCGGATCAGATAAAATTGTTAAAACGTTTTGCCGGCACGGCGGTGATGGTTTACGATCCTGACGAGGCCGGTGAAGCGGCGAGCCTTCGCAATCTGGATCTTTTCATAAGCGAAGACGTAAGCGTGTATATTGCCGAACTTCCGGCGGGGTTCGATCCGGACAGTTACATCCGGAAATTCGGCGTGGACGAGTTTTTAAAGCTTAAAAAATCGAGCAAGAATCTTTTCGATTACAAGCTCAGTAAGCTTTCCAATAGGTACAATATAAATACGCCTCACGGCAAGATGGGTATAGCCGCCGAGATGTTGCCGACGATAGCGCGCATCAATAACGCTGTTCTCAAGGCGACACTCATAAAGAAGCTTGCGGATTGTCTGGCGGTTGATGAAGAGTCGATAAAGACGGAGCTAAAGAAGGTTAAAGGAGATTACTCCGAGCGTCGTCACGTAGCGGCTCTTCCGGAGGCCAGACAGAAGGCTCCGGCGCAGAGCGCGGAGATAACGATACTCGCCATGCTGATGGAGGGCGGCTCGTTCATAGAAAAGATAAAACAGGCCTTGTCGCCGGATGAGTTCAGGAACTCTTCTATACGGGATATCGTAAGCGCGGCCTTCAAATTTAACGAAGAGAATAAAGAGGTAACGCCGTCGCGGCTTATAAATCACTTTTCACTTAGTCCGGATGCGGCTACCCTTATAACCGAAGCGGTGAGCGTCTCGGAAACGATTGGGGATAAGGATAGAGCCCTGGTTGATTGTATCGCGAAGATGAAGAGCGATAGTGTAAAAGAGCGCAAGGCCATGATACAGGATGCGATCAGGATAGCTCATAGCCAGAAGGATGACAACAAGGTGAAGGAACTGGTCGCCGAATACAACGAACTGGTAAAAGCAAAGAAAGCGTAA